A single window of Metallosphaera hakonensis JCM 8857 = DSM 7519 DNA harbors:
- a CDS encoding MFS transporter has product MRPLRTYAILKSIATDLAQPFITFTAASSGIVNEYLGVISSASTVLTAVSEFTVALTRVRAMTLLYLGNVVSGLSWIILSLLPFTGPYLTFLYCVAELGLGMSIMGWNLIMEKLSSTSRGEVLTQYTAYANVGGLIATLGAGIFVGSSANLIKIPFILSGVITLFTVLVLRHSDVDYEDPAREFRLPRGIWNFLSLTTIFTFFWSFAWPLFPLAQIYIFHMNYINIAIISFIAGISSLIFRRKVAVLITKNRRMAMFLGRALLMVFPLSYALAPNVYYIYLAEVVAGFTSMVGSTAYISYLYDNSRKEDMKVALGFYSVVQGIGALSGSVLSSYILNLLVSVLGLITDIKVLLLTSAILRLATSFWYLKLRELKS; this is encoded by the coding sequence TTGAGACCCCTAAGAACTTACGCGATCCTGAAGAGCATAGCCACGGATCTAGCTCAACCTTTCATAACTTTCACGGCCGCTTCGTCAGGAATAGTCAATGAATACCTCGGTGTAATCAGCTCTGCCTCTACCGTTCTTACAGCGGTTTCCGAGTTCACGGTAGCCTTAACCAGGGTAAGGGCGATGACGTTATTATACCTGGGAAATGTAGTCTCGGGATTATCTTGGATAATCCTCTCCCTCCTTCCCTTTACGGGACCATATCTTACCTTCCTGTATTGCGTGGCTGAGTTGGGACTGGGAATGTCAATAATGGGTTGGAATCTTATCATGGAAAAGTTAAGTTCGACCTCTAGGGGAGAGGTTTTGACTCAGTACACGGCCTACGCCAATGTAGGAGGATTAATTGCTACATTAGGGGCAGGTATATTTGTGGGATCCTCAGCTAATCTCATAAAGATACCATTCATATTGAGCGGGGTCATTACGTTATTCACAGTCCTAGTGTTGAGACATTCCGACGTGGATTACGAGGATCCCGCGAGAGAGTTCAGGTTACCCAGAGGAATTTGGAATTTTCTCTCGTTAACCACTATTTTCACTTTCTTTTGGTCCTTCGCATGGCCTCTATTCCCACTGGCTCAAATATATATATTTCATATGAATTACATTAATATCGCGATTATATCCTTCATTGCAGGAATTTCTTCTCTAATCTTCAGGAGAAAGGTAGCTGTGCTAATTACTAAAAACAGAAGAATGGCGATGTTCCTAGGTAGGGCACTCCTAATGGTTTTCCCGTTATCCTATGCCCTAGCGCCCAACGTGTATTACATTTACCTGGCCGAGGTAGTTGCAGGGTTTACCAGCATGGTTGGATCCACTGCTTACATTAGCTACCTCTACGATAACTCTAGGAAGGAGGACATGAAAGTAGCCCTTGGGTTTTACTCTGTGGTTCAGGGTATTGGGGCTCTCTCAGGTTCGGTTCTATCAAGTTATATTCTAAATCTACTAGTCTCGGTCTTAGGGTTAATAACCGACATAAAGGTTCTTCTCCTAACTTCAGCTATCCTCAGATTGGCAACCTCCTTCTGGTACCTGAAACTAAGGGAACTTAAATCCTAA
- the acs gene encoding acetate--CoA ligase yields the protein MSQTENESGLPFQEKIVPELLRHRVVSPEEYMRIYRKVMENPQEYWESMARELDWFQPWGKALDDTNPPFYKWFVGGELNASYLTVDRHANSWRRNKVAIIWEGEPWDNGPKEARKLTYLDLFREVNRAAYVLKEVYGLKKGDRIGLYLPMIPELPIFMLAAARIGVTFTVVFSGFSAQAVADRMNDAEAKLIITADGGWRRGKVVPLKEIVDKALETTTTVKNVLVVRRTGTEVSMKPGRDAYLHEVMTKVPVNAYVEPERMKSEDPLYILYTSGTTGKPKGIVHDTGGYMTLLHSTMKHVFDIRDTDVFWCTADIGWVTGHSYIVFGPLQEGATEVMYEGAMDYPEPDRWVSIVERHQVSILYTSPTAIRTFMKQGEQWITKHDTSSVRLMHSVGEPINPEAWRWFHRLVGRGKIPFGSTWWMTETGGIMISHAPGSYLVPMKPGTNGPPLLGVEANVFDDEGKPMPEGKKGYLVITKPWPGMPLTINNDPDRYVKVYWSKYPNVFYVGDYAIKDEDGYYWILGRADEVLKIAGHRIGTYELESALIQHPAVAEAAVVGVPDQVRGEVAEAFVILRSGVEPSQKLREELVKFVKENFGPIAVFKEIHFVTKLPKTRSGKIMRRVIRAVATDSPVGDVTTLEDEASVEEVKKAFHEFKEQVRK from the coding sequence ATGTCTCAGACAGAAAACGAATCAGGTCTACCTTTTCAAGAGAAAATAGTTCCAGAGCTCCTTAGGCACCGCGTAGTTTCCCCTGAGGAGTACATGAGAATTTACCGTAAGGTTATGGAAAACCCCCAGGAGTACTGGGAGTCTATGGCAAGAGAACTGGACTGGTTCCAGCCTTGGGGAAAAGCGTTAGATGATACCAATCCTCCCTTCTATAAATGGTTCGTCGGTGGAGAACTAAATGCGTCGTACCTTACAGTTGACAGACACGCTAACTCGTGGAGAAGAAATAAAGTTGCGATAATTTGGGAAGGGGAGCCTTGGGACAATGGGCCAAAGGAAGCTAGGAAGCTCACATATCTGGACCTGTTCAGGGAAGTTAACAGGGCAGCTTACGTTCTCAAGGAGGTTTACGGGCTAAAGAAGGGAGATAGAATAGGGCTTTACTTACCCATGATACCCGAACTCCCAATCTTCATGTTGGCAGCTGCGAGGATTGGGGTGACTTTCACGGTTGTTTTCTCAGGTTTCAGTGCTCAGGCCGTGGCTGATAGGATGAACGATGCTGAAGCCAAATTGATCATAACGGCAGACGGCGGATGGAGAAGAGGGAAAGTTGTCCCCTTAAAGGAGATAGTTGATAAGGCCCTCGAGACCACTACCACCGTCAAGAACGTCCTTGTTGTGAGAAGGACTGGAACCGAAGTTAGCATGAAACCAGGGAGAGATGCTTACCTTCATGAAGTGATGACCAAGGTTCCCGTAAACGCCTATGTGGAACCGGAAAGGATGAAGAGCGAAGATCCACTCTACATACTCTATACCTCCGGTACTACGGGGAAACCCAAGGGGATAGTCCACGATACGGGAGGGTACATGACTTTACTACATTCTACAATGAAGCACGTATTCGATATTAGGGACACTGACGTCTTCTGGTGCACGGCGGACATCGGTTGGGTGACTGGGCATTCCTACATTGTGTTCGGTCCTCTTCAGGAGGGAGCCACGGAGGTCATGTATGAAGGGGCAATGGATTATCCTGAACCAGACAGGTGGGTCTCCATTGTGGAGAGGCACCAAGTTTCAATACTTTATACCTCGCCCACAGCCATCAGGACGTTCATGAAGCAGGGGGAGCAATGGATCACCAAACACGACACAAGTAGCGTGAGACTTATGCACTCAGTAGGTGAGCCCATTAACCCTGAGGCATGGAGATGGTTCCATAGATTGGTTGGAAGAGGCAAAATTCCTTTCGGAAGCACTTGGTGGATGACTGAGACCGGAGGGATCATGATCTCCCATGCTCCAGGCAGTTATCTGGTACCGATGAAGCCTGGAACCAACGGACCACCGCTCTTGGGAGTGGAGGCTAACGTGTTTGATGACGAAGGTAAACCCATGCCCGAGGGAAAGAAGGGATATCTGGTGATCACGAAACCTTGGCCTGGTATGCCTCTCACTATCAATAATGACCCAGATAGGTACGTAAAGGTCTATTGGAGTAAGTACCCCAACGTATTTTACGTGGGCGATTACGCGATCAAGGACGAGGACGGATATTACTGGATTTTGGGAAGGGCAGATGAAGTTCTAAAGATCGCTGGTCACAGGATAGGAACATACGAACTGGAGTCTGCTCTAATTCAACATCCTGCAGTGGCCGAGGCGGCAGTGGTTGGAGTTCCTGACCAAGTCAGGGGAGAGGTAGCTGAGGCCTTCGTGATCCTTAGATCAGGGGTAGAACCAAGTCAGAAGCTTCGGGAAGAGCTTGTTAAATTCGTCAAAGAGAACTTTGGACCTATAGCGGTGTTCAAGGAAATCCACTTCGTTACGAAACTTCCCAAGACCAGGAGCGGGAAAATAATGAGGAGGGTAATAAGGGCAGTTGCAACTGATTCCCCCGTAGGAGACGTGACGACGTTAGAGGACGAAGCCTCCGTGGAGGAGGTAAAGAAGGCGTTCCATGAGTTCAAAGAACAGGTCAGGAAGTGA
- a CDS encoding DUF1453 family protein, with translation MFAGFTSEVSVGYLVILAILIFLSMLRSIRGRKYKPGRVLFRPLLYLALGTLVVIGDQSILPLILLSTIAGIVVGLRFGSGATLFFNTGVLYYKRSITLYLIWLVLFLVRVGVEIALPLNQSGVTLVDSLLMFSGGLLVGEAYHLIKKASTYQYRGQNL, from the coding sequence GTGTTCGCCGGGTTCACCTCAGAGGTTAGCGTGGGGTATTTAGTGATTCTGGCCATACTGATTTTCTTAAGTATGCTGAGATCGATAAGGGGGAGGAAGTATAAGCCTGGAAGAGTCCTTTTCCGGCCTCTTCTATATCTCGCCTTAGGAACTCTGGTGGTCATAGGCGACCAATCCATCTTACCGTTGATACTGTTGTCTACAATAGCCGGTATTGTTGTTGGTCTGAGATTTGGAAGTGGAGCGACCCTCTTCTTCAACACTGGCGTTCTTTATTATAAGAGGTCAATCACGCTGTATTTGATTTGGCTAGTCTTGTTTCTCGTGAGGGTAGGTGTGGAAATAGCCCTCCCATTGAACCAATCTGGAGTAACCTTAGTGGATTCCCTACTGATGTTCTCTGGAGGTCTATTGGTAGGAGAAGCTTATCACCTGATCAAGAAGGCCAGCACATATCAATATAGAGGTCAAAACCTCTGA
- a CDS encoding type II toxin-antitoxin system VapC family toxin, with product MKEKYVIDAGPLSLFFAGRKDVKEFFEEMYNDNAIIYMNEINLAEFIYNYISKVGKDTAIARHRFIRNSPINIVSPDENITEIAAILKSKYSFLSLADAYLIATAKKIGGRVITTDEDIEKTKEVEYIKISLDYK from the coding sequence TTGAAAGAGAAGTACGTCATTGATGCTGGACCGTTATCTCTATTTTTTGCGGGGAGAAAGGATGTCAAAGAATTCTTTGAGGAAATGTATAACGACAACGCAATAATCTACATGAATGAGATCAATCTTGCAGAATTTATTTATAATTATATTTCAAAAGTAGGGAAAGATACCGCAATAGCTAGACATAGATTCATTAGAAACTCACCAATAAATATAGTCTCACCTGACGAAAATATAACAGAGATTGCTGCTATACTAAAGAGCAAATATTCTTTTCTTTCTTTGGCTGACGCTTACCTTATAGCTACGGCTAAAAAGATTGGAGGAAGAGTTATTACTACTGACGAAGATATTGAAAAAACCAAAGAAGTTGAATATATAAAGATTTCTTTAGATTATAAATAG
- a CDS encoding IS256 family transposase, with protein sequence MKSNIKGRKREDDTMNASVESMLSEFQESGVKDSLKKLVEDAIQEVMKAERDQFLKSQRESGERNYGNGYYDRQFNVLGMSLNLQVPRDRKGQFRSSILPDAWRRSGEYDELVIKLLAKGYSKEEVREVLREAGVTGTAVDQIASRMAQFMKDYRTREIGEETFAAFMDVYHAKVRNEAGKIVTYSVYLVLGVDFEGRKTVLNLTVREGAEDLKGWNEVLQNLVERGLSRVSLFVTDDFRGLHELISKYFPSSRHQLCLVHFERDLYRNLPKEDASSIKEHMKDLKTCRDAECGRKVVGEISEFVSKRRASYGKYIAERAENYVAFLNYPREVRTSIYTNNSCESFFSYVARNERSLSYFSSQESLDTTLFVIASNLEEHWEKHVNSAVKSHSYRLRQIFEVQFNGGE encoded by the coding sequence ATGAAGAGTAATATTAAAGGGAGAAAAAGAGAGGATGATACCATGAACGCGTCAGTTGAGAGCATGCTCAGCGAGTTCCAGGAGAGTGGAGTAAAGGACAGCCTGAAGAAGTTGGTGGAGGACGCGATCCAGGAGGTCATGAAGGCGGAGAGGGATCAGTTCCTCAAGTCGCAGAGGGAGAGCGGAGAGAGGAACTACGGCAACGGGTACTACGACAGGCAGTTCAACGTGTTGGGCATGAGCTTGAACCTACAAGTTCCAAGGGACAGGAAGGGCCAGTTCAGGTCGTCGATACTCCCAGACGCGTGGCGGAGGTCGGGGGAATACGACGAGCTCGTGATCAAGCTCCTGGCGAAGGGATACTCCAAGGAGGAAGTGAGGGAAGTGCTAAGGGAGGCTGGAGTGACGGGGACCGCGGTGGACCAGATAGCATCTAGGATGGCGCAGTTCATGAAGGACTATAGGACCAGGGAGATAGGGGAGGAGACCTTCGCCGCGTTCATGGACGTGTATCACGCGAAGGTCAGAAACGAAGCGGGAAAGATAGTTACGTACTCGGTCTACTTGGTGCTGGGGGTGGACTTCGAGGGAAGGAAGACCGTGCTGAACCTGACCGTGAGGGAGGGAGCGGAGGACCTCAAGGGATGGAACGAGGTTTTGCAGAACCTCGTGGAGAGAGGCCTCTCCCGCGTTTCCCTCTTCGTCACGGACGACTTCAGGGGACTCCACGAGCTGATCTCCAAGTACTTCCCCTCCTCAAGGCATCAGCTCTGCCTAGTGCACTTTGAGAGGGACCTGTATAGGAACCTACCCAAGGAGGACGCGAGCTCCATCAAGGAGCACATGAAGGATCTCAAGACCTGCAGGGACGCGGAATGTGGTAGGAAGGTCGTGGGGGAGATCTCCGAGTTCGTCTCCAAGAGGAGAGCAAGTTACGGCAAGTACATAGCGGAGAGAGCTGAGAACTATGTGGCCTTCCTGAACTACCCCAGGGAAGTTAGGACCTCAATCTACACCAACAACAGTTGTGAGTCGTTCTTCTCCTACGTCGCCAGGAACGAGAGGTCCTTGAGCTACTTCTCCTCGCAGGAGTCGCTGGACACTACTCTCTTCGTCATAGCGTCGAACCTGGAGGAGCACTGGGAGAAGCACGTGAACTCTGCAGTGAAGTCACACAGCTATAGGCTCAGGCAGATCTTCGAGGTGCAGTTCAATGGAGGCGAGTGA
- a CDS encoding DEAD/DEAH box helicase: MSVSDELGRRLKESLGISPYPYQEKVIEDILKSMEKVRFLVVSMPTGSGKTIVELMTAEHLRRKRFRVLVLEPTRLLCDQMYHNFWSKAFDDVGVEYEGNCFSFEDGKSIVVSTPFTSTKCRPDVDAVIVDEVHHAFGDPRYVSNLLSLRPKIIVGFTALLPSKKRYGIDTKLAETFGTPSLLAYDFRRLSEIDPSFALPKAIADVFDSEMDGSENMVYNALLKGKIKGDERTISYLRYSLYSHGKTAFCESLENLREKVVEDGIVRSLCSSEGLGHKARTLKEILEAYGVEEYNPVLIFTSRRATAHEFEIVLHNMGVTRVRTLTGELTKEERLQIIADSKKGLVDVIISTHVGEEGVDIPEARLLIMADVPKDPLKFYQRLGRLIRKTEDTNIKYLVVTLTPKTQEYDNLDEALRALHREGVDVSYILEKKTGKGTTSLVVDQVKANHGVVPLMKLLESDYQLKDYLLIKGKTVLDLLHSNERDTPFADFIDRAISEGELLYYYDPEKMGDLIAKILLSKYCTLCYGERCRKICSRDQDLISLGGMKQYKLVRKDLLRYFMVIFTEDRIEDMKSTLSNISFDSSDFRLTVQSSANDKNNSIIFLVQPEVTIDGITVDPKITIAYYGIRKELKDFLKSNVIAVCRRSAEKYFSFFTS, from the coding sequence GTGAGCGTTTCAGATGAACTTGGAAGGAGACTGAAGGAAAGCCTTGGAATTTCTCCCTATCCTTACCAGGAAAAGGTCATCGAGGATATTCTGAAGTCCATGGAGAAAGTTAGGTTTTTGGTAGTCTCCATGCCTACAGGGTCTGGGAAAACCATTGTTGAGTTGATGACGGCTGAACATCTAAGGAGAAAAAGGTTCAGAGTTCTGGTCCTGGAGCCTACCAGACTCCTGTGTGATCAGATGTATCATAATTTCTGGAGTAAGGCTTTTGATGACGTCGGAGTTGAGTATGAGGGCAACTGTTTCAGCTTTGAGGACGGGAAATCGATCGTGGTTTCGACCCCGTTCACATCAACTAAATGCAGACCAGACGTTGACGCTGTGATAGTGGACGAGGTCCATCATGCCTTCGGTGATCCGAGATACGTCTCGAATCTACTCTCTCTAAGACCTAAAATAATAGTGGGATTCACTGCACTCCTTCCCAGTAAGAAGAGATATGGAATCGATACTAAGTTAGCCGAGACCTTCGGGACGCCAAGCCTCCTAGCCTACGACTTCAGAAGACTCTCTGAGATCGATCCCTCTTTCGCTCTCCCAAAGGCGATAGCTGACGTCTTTGACTCAGAGATGGACGGCAGTGAGAACATGGTGTATAACGCTCTCCTCAAGGGAAAGATTAAGGGAGACGAGAGAACCATAAGCTACCTGAGATATTCCCTCTATAGTCACGGGAAAACCGCGTTCTGTGAGAGCCTGGAGAACCTTAGGGAAAAGGTAGTAGAGGATGGCATAGTAAGGTCTCTATGCTCTTCGGAGGGCCTGGGACATAAAGCTAGAACCTTGAAGGAGATTCTGGAGGCATACGGAGTGGAGGAATACAATCCTGTTCTTATTTTCACATCCAGAAGGGCCACTGCCCACGAGTTCGAGATCGTTCTCCACAATATGGGAGTTACGCGAGTGAGGACTTTAACCGGGGAGTTAACCAAAGAGGAGAGGTTACAGATCATTGCCGATTCCAAGAAGGGATTGGTGGACGTAATAATATCTACACACGTAGGTGAAGAGGGGGTGGACATACCTGAGGCCAGATTGCTGATCATGGCTGATGTCCCTAAAGATCCCCTCAAGTTTTATCAGAGGCTTGGCAGACTTATCAGGAAAACCGAGGACACTAATATAAAATACCTAGTGGTCACCTTGACGCCCAAGACCCAGGAATACGACAATCTGGATGAGGCTTTGAGGGCCTTGCATAGGGAGGGAGTGGACGTAAGTTATATCCTTGAGAAGAAGACAGGTAAGGGAACTACGTCTCTTGTGGTAGATCAAGTCAAGGCCAATCACGGTGTGGTGCCACTCATGAAGTTACTGGAGAGTGATTATCAACTGAAGGACTACCTGTTGATAAAGGGGAAAACAGTGTTGGATCTGCTCCACTCCAATGAGCGAGATACCCCCTTCGCTGACTTCATAGACAGGGCAATATCTGAGGGCGAACTACTCTACTACTACGATCCGGAGAAGATGGGAGATCTCATTGCAAAGATATTGTTATCTAAATATTGCACCCTATGTTACGGTGAAAGATGTAGGAAAATCTGCAGTCGAGATCAGGACTTAATCTCCCTTGGAGGAATGAAGCAATACAAATTGGTTAGGAAGGACCTACTTAGGTATTTCATGGTGATTTTCACGGAAGATAGGATTGAGGATATGAAGTCCACGCTATCCAATATCTCCTTTGACAGTTCGGATTTCAGGTTGACGGTTCAGTCCAGCGCGAACGATAAGAACAACTCAATAATTTTCCTTGTCCAACCGGAGGTAACCATTGATGGTATTACTGTGGACCCAAAGATCACAATAGCCTATTATGGAATAAGGAAGGAACTAAAGGACTTCCTAAAAAGTAACGTTATTGCCGTATGTAGGAGGTCAGCGGAAAAATACTTCTCCTTCTTCACTTCCTGA
- a CDS encoding 2-hydroxyacid dehydrogenase has protein sequence MMIISTEKLPDECHLALDKFGLKEDPQEQDLMNAHALIGWPSKIASLLDKMPNLKIIQTLSAGVDDLPFQKLTHVIVMSNAGAYSESVAEHAWALALSLAKRVNYRKRAETYSLIRGTAVVLGAGGIGSEIARIGRQGFQMKIVGVSRSFKHPELFDSRLTVDQLENAISLGNVIFDALPLNKATKGLLNYALLSRMREGAILINVGRAETIVEEDIIKLLKERPDLRFGTDVFWRKNGKEDFNSPLWSFENFAGTYHTAGASASGETLRKAMILACQNLSSYLETGTAENLVKISDYLS, from the coding sequence ATCATGATAATTTCCACAGAAAAGCTACCTGACGAATGTCACTTGGCTTTGGACAAATTCGGACTTAAGGAGGATCCCCAGGAACAGGATCTAATGAACGCTCACGCATTAATTGGATGGCCCTCCAAAATAGCCTCGCTCCTGGACAAGATGCCTAATTTAAAGATTATTCAGACGTTATCTGCAGGAGTAGATGATTTACCTTTTCAAAAATTGACCCATGTCATTGTTATGTCAAACGCTGGGGCTTATTCAGAGTCGGTTGCTGAACATGCGTGGGCCTTGGCTCTCTCTTTAGCCAAGAGAGTGAACTACAGGAAGAGGGCGGAGACCTACTCGCTGATACGCGGGACTGCAGTAGTGTTGGGTGCAGGAGGTATAGGTTCGGAGATAGCTCGAATTGGAAGGCAAGGTTTTCAGATGAAAATCGTTGGCGTGTCTAGATCCTTTAAACATCCTGAGCTCTTCGACTCAAGGCTAACTGTAGACCAGCTGGAAAACGCGATTTCCCTCGGAAACGTTATCTTCGACGCTCTACCCTTGAACAAGGCTACCAAAGGGTTACTGAACTACGCTCTTCTCAGTAGGATGAGAGAAGGGGCAATCCTGATTAACGTAGGGAGGGCAGAGACCATAGTGGAAGAGGACATAATCAAATTGCTGAAGGAGAGGCCAGACTTGAGGTTTGGGACAGACGTGTTCTGGAGGAAGAACGGAAAAGAGGATTTCAATTCTCCACTTTGGAGCTTTGAAAACTTCGCTGGAACCTATCACACTGCAGGGGCTTCTGCCAGCGGAGAGACGTTAAGGAAGGCTATGATACTTGCATGCCAGAACTTGAGCTCCTATCTAGAAACTGGAACTGCTGAGAACCTAGTGAAGATCTCAGATTATTTATCTTAA
- a CDS encoding RNA-guided endonuclease TnpB family protein — MARRGEAIRATVSMKIALSDSLLTLVNNYVKALHFTLFWLKENVPNPNEKGVLGRIHEELYTRLREEYNLPPRIAEDCYRDALATYKGWYNNPKKGRFPRVYKPTVWLTPKASYNVDLDNMIVRVAGVGELQILGYPRNLKDYMSWKMKEARLVVKDGKAFLKVVFERPLEKVEAKSGVAVDINMSEVVVGKDDKDYVRIPTRIEEVHHWKSLAENLQVKYSRRWRENRRIVNRIHSLHQKARRIMEDFARKVGKWVVEEAERMGAKVIKLEGLKNLIKNVNKLPKEFRDKLYLMQYRRVQYWIEWQAKKHGVLVEFVNPKYSSVSCPRCGKRMKEVSHRYFSCPSCGYENDRESVRNVII, encoded by the coding sequence ATGGCTAGGAGGGGTGAAGCGATCAGAGCTACCGTTTCTATGAAGATCGCCCTATCCGATTCCCTCCTAACCCTCGTAAATAACTATGTTAAAGCACTGCATTTCACCCTATTCTGGTTGAAAGAGAATGTTCCAAATCCCAATGAAAAGGGAGTATTGGGAAGAATACACGAGGAATTATACACGAGGTTAAGGGAGGAATATAATCTACCACCAAGAATTGCTGAGGACTGTTATAGGGATGCCCTCGCGACGTACAAGGGTTGGTACAATAATCCTAAAAAGGGTAGGTTTCCTAGGGTATACAAGCCCACTGTATGGCTAACTCCTAAAGCAAGTTATAATGTGGACTTAGATAACATGATTGTTAGGGTTGCTGGGGTTGGCGAGCTTCAAATTCTAGGTTATCCTAGAAACTTGAAGGACTACATGAGCTGGAAGATGAAGGAGGCTAGGTTGGTAGTAAAGGATGGGAAGGCTTTCCTCAAGGTCGTTTTTGAGAGACCGTTGGAGAAAGTCGAAGCTAAGTCCGGCGTCGCTGTGGACATCAATATGAGCGAGGTCGTAGTAGGGAAGGACGATAAAGACTACGTCAGGATCCCGACCCGCATTGAGGAAGTCCACCACTGGAAGTCTTTAGCTGAAAATCTTCAGGTGAAATACTCAAGAAGGTGGAGAGAGAATAGGAGGATAGTGAATAGGATCCACTCCCTCCATCAAAAGGCTAGGCGTATTATGGAGGACTTCGCCAGAAAGGTCGGGAAGTGGGTCGTCGAAGAGGCCGAGAGGATGGGTGCAAAAGTAATCAAGCTCGAGGGTCTCAAGAACCTCATCAAGAACGTGAATAAACTCCCTAAGGAGTTTCGTGACAAACTCTACTTGATGCAGTATCGTAGGGTTCAGTATTGGATTGAGTGGCAAGCTAAGAAACACGGTGTTCTAGTTGAGTTTGTTAATCCAAAGTACTCTTCCGTTTCCTGCCCTAGATGTGGTAAAAGGATGAAGGAGGTCTCTCATAGGTATTTTTCTTGTCCTTCATGCGGTTATGAGAACGATCGTGAGAGTGTCCGGAATGTAATTATCTGA
- a CDS encoding AbrB/MazE/SpoVT family DNA-binding domain-containing protein → MERYRVKVYKKGIIVIPKEIRETVGIKEGDIIELTVNEGKVSMEKPETLLDLFGIDGEKAVEVAKTIVEERRKEVEREVRH, encoded by the coding sequence ATGGAACGATACAGAGTAAAGGTCTACAAGAAAGGGATTATAGTTATTCCCAAAGAAATAAGGGAAACAGTTGGAATAAAAGAAGGAGACATAATAGAACTCACAGTTAATGAAGGTAAGGTAAGCATGGAGAAACCCGAAACCCTCCTAGACCTATTTGGAATAGATGGAGAAAAGGCTGTAGAGGTTGCCAAGACTATAGTTGAAGAAAGGAGGAAGGAAGTTGAAAGAGAAGTACGTCATTGA
- a CDS encoding double zinc ribbon domain-containing protein produces MGKVKCPNCGEMNPDILTNCRKCGSPLPARFGALQVKICPKCARTNPASRTTCMYCNSPL; encoded by the coding sequence ATGGGGAAAGTGAAGTGCCCGAACTGTGGGGAGATGAATCCAGATATCCTCACAAATTGTAGGAAATGTGGATCTCCGTTACCGGCAAGATTTGGGGCTCTACAAGTCAAAATATGCCCCAAATGTGCAAGGACAAACCCAGCATCTAGGACAACATGTATGTACTGCAATAGCCCTCTATGA
- a CDS encoding acetate uptake transporter has translation MTEQKRANPAPLGLSGFALTTLILSTYNAGLLSSGSGAVLGLAAFYGGLAQLLAGILEWRAGNTFGYVAFFTYGAFWEWFFLTSLGIFGNVTAVGIGYVLIGFGIFTFVMWLGTFKSNMGLFATFLLLWITFFLLGIGAMTGNVGLSHAGGYVGILTAIAAWYTGLAQVVAESLGAKAPLGRAPMS, from the coding sequence ATGACAGAACAAAAAAGAGCAAATCCCGCACCCCTCGGGTTATCAGGGTTCGCCCTGACTACCCTTATTTTAAGTACCTATAACGCAGGTCTCCTATCAAGTGGGAGCGGAGCCGTACTGGGACTTGCAGCTTTCTACGGTGGACTCGCTCAGCTCCTGGCAGGGATCCTAGAGTGGAGAGCTGGTAATACATTCGGCTACGTTGCGTTCTTCACATATGGAGCTTTCTGGGAGTGGTTCTTCTTGACGTCGTTAGGGATATTCGGAAATGTCACTGCAGTGGGAATAGGATACGTACTGATAGGGTTTGGAATATTTACATTTGTGATGTGGCTAGGGACGTTCAAGTCCAACATGGGGCTATTCGCTACGTTCCTACTACTGTGGATTACGTTCTTCTTGTTGGGAATTGGGGCCATGACTGGAAACGTGGGCCTTTCGCACGCTGGAGGTTACGTGGGGATTTTGACAGCCATCGCAGCTTGGTATACTGGTCTAGCTCAGGTTGTGGCGGAATCGTTGGGAGCTAAGGCTCCACTTGGTAGAGCCCCAATGTCCTGA